A stretch of Fusarium poae strain DAOMC 252244 chromosome 2, whole genome shotgun sequence DNA encodes these proteins:
- a CDS encoding hypothetical protein (BUSCO:40600at5125): MSSKLIPSDPDHVMVIRNVTPNIATFSVPFSRFGKVKIGGRGTLVKLTSGGLAVFSPVALTKATQTKVIEMGGDVRYIVALDYEHHIFISEWAKEYPSAKIIGPEGLPEKRAKQTDDPKIGNEEFAVVFNKEAKRETRIDPEFDADFDYEYVDGHANLEIVFCYKPERVLIQADLLFNLPPTEQYSKVPEAELPDDGAVGKLFACVQNPRGDTKWLQRFNWYLLAKNRDSFNDSMAVIAQWDFATMIPCHGDVLEGDGKEVFMKVFDWHIQGSK; encoded by the exons ATGTCTTCCAAACTCATTCCTTCAGATCCTGACCACGTTATGGTCATTCGCAATGTCACGCCCAACATTGCAACCTTCTCAGTCCCCTTCTCACGCTTTGGAAAGGTCAAGATTGGCGGTCGAGGCACTCTAG TCAAGCTTACTTCTGGAGGTCTTGCTGTCTTCTCACCAGTAGCACTCACAAAGGCTACACAAACCAAGGTCATTGAGATGGGAGGTGATGTTCGCTATATCGTCGCCCTTGACTATGAGCATCACATCTTTATCTCCGAATGGGCAAAGGAGTATCCATCAGCCAAGATTATCGGCCCAGAGGGTCTGCCTGAAAAGCGCGCCAAGCAGACCGATGACCCCAAGATTGGTAACGAGGAATTTGCTGTTGTCTTCAACAAGGAGGCCAAGCGAGAGACTAGGATCGACCCGGAATTTGATGCCGATTTCGACTACGAATACGTCGACGGCCACGCCAACCTCGAAATTGTCTTTTGCTACAAGCCCGAGCGTGTCTTGATTCAGGCTGATCTGCTCTTCAACCTGCCACCTACTGAGCAGTACAGCAAGGTCCCTGAAGCAGAGCTCCCCGATGATGGAGCTGTCGGTAAGCTTTTCGCATGCGTTCAGAACCCCCGTGGCGACACCAAGTGGCTGCAGCGCTTCAACTGGTATTTGCTTGCCAAGAACCGTGACAGCTTCAACGACAGCATGGCTGTTATCGCTCAGTGGGATTTCGCTACCATGATCCCTTGCCATGGAGATGTTTTGGAAGGCGATGGAAAGGAAGTGTTTATGAAGGTATTTGATTGGCATATTCAGGGTAGCAAGTAG
- a CDS encoding hypothetical protein (TransMembrane:7 (o55-77i140-158o178-194i215-236o248-270i282-301o307-326i)~BUSCO:10959at5125), with amino-acid sequence MDFTRRRIADISSYIPTTTLKSRAEAAHGDAEATPNYHSSLDGVNQPMNMLFKDVLWWTLGIMALIVLWIRIIEILWARLRHVSAMNVPGHKQEYWRISQWSWMPGLKKNIIYAPLWNKRHNREFKLSSAISMGTLPSRLHFTILFIYLGSNFAYMFVLNWANENKFAFCAELRGRSGTLALVNMVPLIIFAGRNNPLIAWLKISFDTYNLLHRWMGRIVVLETIIHTVAWLIAAVDDLGWDGAGRQITGILFYGSGAVGTVAMTLLALLSVSPVRHAFYETFLNVHIVLAFVAFVATWAHCASSELPGGLPQLPWIMAIMAIWFCDRLSRMFRLLSVNWSSKGWTEAVCEAMPGNVTRVTLHLPRYKDIEPGTHAYLRIWGVCAWESHPFSICWTNHVRDSSLPIAEKESSNTVDKSTMTTSVSFLIAAQTGFTKKLYDRAAQYPGGLRAKAAMEGPYAGHHSLDSYGHAVLFAGSTGITHQVSYVRHLLEGYNQGTTATRRITLVWIIREYESLEWVRPYMDTILRIPNRKDVLRIQIFVTRPQNPRDIVSASATVRMFPGRPNVPLILEREVQEQMGAMCVTVCGPGALADDVRGAARAVQGSSVVDFVEESFTW; translated from the coding sequence ATGGATTTCACACGGCGCCGGATCGCCGATATCAGCTCGTACATACCTACGACAACACTCAAATCTCGTGCTGAAGCAGCTCACGGAGATGCTGAAGCTACTCCCAACTACCACTCCAGTCTCGACGGTGTTAACCAACCTATGAATATGCTATTTAAGGATGTTTTGTGGTGGACACTGGGAATCATGGCCCTCATTGTTTTGTGGATTAGAATCATCGAGATTCTATGGGCAAGACTCCGTCATGTGTCGGCCATGAACGTGCCTGGGCACAAGCAAGAGTACTGGAGGATCTCTCAGTGGTCATGGATGCCTGGCTTGAAGAAGAACATCATCTACGCCCCCCTGTGGAACAAACGTCACAACCGAGAGTTCAAGCTCTCCTCTGCTATCAGCATGGGCACTCTTCCATCGCGACTTCACTTCACCATCCTTTTCATCTACCTGGGCAGCAACTTTGCCTACATGTTCGTCCTCAACTGGGCCAATGAGAACAAGTTTGCCTTTTGCGCCGAGCTACGAGGCCGTTCAGGAACGTTGGCACTTGTCAACATGGTGCCATTGATTATCTTCGCTGGACGCAACAACCCTCTTATTGCATGGCTCAAGATCAGCTTTGACACTTACAACCTCCTCCATCGCTGGATGGGTCGCATTGTCGTTCTTGAGACTATCATCCACACTGTCGCCTGGCTTATTGCTGCCGTAGACGACCTTGGTTGGGATGGTGCTGGTCGTCAGATCACTGGCATCCTCTTCTACGGCTCGGGAGCCGTAGGTACGGTGGCTATGACCCTCCTCGCCCTGCTTTCCGTCTCGCCTGTACGACATGCCTTTTACGAGACGTTCCTAAACGTTCACATTGTATTGGCCTTTGTGGCTTTTGTTGCTACCTGGGCTCACTGTGCCTCCTCTGAGCTTCCTGGAGGTCTGCCCCAACTCCCATGGATCATGGCCATCATGGCCATCTGGTTCTGCGACCGACTCTCTCGCATGTTCCGTCTTTTGTCCGTCAACTGGTCTTCAAAGGGTTGGACTGAGGCAGTGTGTGAGGCCATGCCTGGCAACGTCACTCGAGTTACCCTCCACTTGCCACGGTACAAGGACATCGAGCCCGGCACTCACGCTTACCTCCGCATCTGGGGTGTTTGCGCATGGGAAAGCCACCCTTTCTCGATATGCTGGACCAACCACGTCCGTGACAGTAGCCTGCCTattgctgagaaggaaagTTCCAACACGGTCGACAAGTCAACCATGACGACGAGTGTTTCTTTTCTGATCGCAGCTCAGACAGGCTTTACCAAGAAGCTTTACGACCGTGCTGCTCAATACCCCGGGGGCCTTCGCGCCAAAGCTGCCATGGAGGGCCCCTATGCCGGACACCACAGTCTCGACTCTTATGGCCACGCAGTCCTCTTTGCTGGGTCGACTGGAATTACTCACCAAGTCTCGTACGTCCGTCACCTTCTCGAAGGATACAACCAAGGTACGACTGCCACTCGGCGTATAACCCTTGTTTGGATCATCCGCGAATATGAGTCTCTCGAATGGGTCCGACCATACATGGACACAATCCTTCGCATTCCCAATCGAAAAGACGTCCTCCGTATCCAGATTTTCGTCACCCGTCCTCAGAACCCACGCGATATTGTCAGTGCTAGCGCCACGGTGCGCATGTTCCCAGGACGGCCAAACGTTCCCCTTATTCTGGAAAGAGAAGTCCAGGAGCAGATGGGTGCCATGTGTGTCACAGTATGCGGACCTGGCGCTCTTGCTGACGATGTTCGCGGAGCTGCCAGAGCGGTGCAAGGCTCGAGCGTGGTGGACTTTGTGGAAGAAAGTTTCACCTGGTAG
- a CDS encoding hypothetical protein (TransMembrane:1 (o785-809i)), producing the protein MPATVQKCFDQFLQNARIRSEETMQKWEKERTSLGSNLDNFYEQECLKVHPELPEHVLEILRKLHSTAKNSIEAMFHAFSASQHEDAKYFGIRLKKTQMDVMSIHEHELQQNKEEINMARAALKDFKTHVHKQVNNRSDRATRDNRQRRSDTPGSGGLHFESAQIRSRKKSPRTPVFLQSRPTKATAKGTAMRQNQKLEPIVEPATRNVPTRSPGRSPVRSVLSGHSAHTSPEASPPVRDPSTSRRSQSPKSDHSQFEEFKDGKFEELHDAMRDSIEFASELNQEYEDNLVMVDTDRPSLENMYDDEDEWQDDEEYVPRRTFDELSAKNSRLVEENRDLDEANADLREKNDKFQGMINGLTYMNGELEREIGELRLCSPDRGLPADDTNQTGMQTWDGAGQGLDVQGLDGQGLDGQGLSIPSSPDETEQREVPAMLNTPSTVGKVKSPSSVLPSPSPYDNISTGTSKLTSPVSPSSSDTTSSDGSIQGTPTKASAPTPGSLHRFNSSDMGSTVDPSQYPDSMSTVVARLRAAITRCNIEIQTCQKDMKTSQGHQTSSKSMFERWQNAARKHRHDFLETVMYFESVKTKPAPSKDDFRAGSSSFGGSTRSFGSSPPPSSMGNSFESEFVGGSQWDEPERASPQSGNAPELAGPKGKPDEPERVQASSPMEGSSDKKGSTQESSSSFSGDGSKKNQSEPKPQTQPQDSQDSQESSSPRTGTRGTKPSAPRGQKKPKTLLGRLFWGLPFIQERVMDPLLAAMFPVLVPYYSRFDRWMGRQVRNRLPSYAIATMLTIGLLCLYIKTYSVYLVLLRERNMWLEANRIAPILMLKRAAMSSEISVWGLREEQGLIRSVDHFMEFMCWSLGITALKNWILNECVVWPYLADLGGPAEQGNFLEDR; encoded by the exons ATGCCTGCCACCGTACAGAAGTGCTTCGACCAATTTTTGCAGAATGCCAGAATTCGATCAGAAGAAACTATGCAAAAATGGGAGAAGGAAAGGACCAGCCTTGGTTCAAACCTCGACAACTTTTACGAACAAGAGTGTCTGAAAGTGCATCCTGAGCTTCCGGAACATGTCCTGGAAATCTTGAGAAAGCTTCATTCCACGGCTAAAAACAGTATCGAAGCGATGTTCCATGCCTTCAGTGCGTCACAACATGAAGATGCCAAGTATTTCGGAATCCGTCTGAAGAAAACGCAAATGGATGTCATGAGCATCCATGAACATGAGCTTCAGCAAAataaagaagagatcaataTGGCTAGAGCCGCACTGAAGGATTTCAAGACTCACGTGCACAAACAAGTGAATAATCGGTCGGACCGCGCTACGAGAGACAACAGACAGAGAAGAAGTGATACTCCGGGTAGCGGTGGGTTACATTTCGAAAGCGCCCAAATTCGctcaagaaagaagagccCTCGCACGCCGGTCTTCTTGCAATCTCGCCCTACAAAGGCTACAGCCAAGGGAACAGCCATGAGACAAAATCAAAAGTTGGAGCCTATTGTCGAGCCTGCTACTAGGAATGTTCCCACTCGTTCACCCGGGAGAAGCCCTGTCAGAAGCGTTCTCAGTGGTCACTCTGCTCACACCAGTCCTGAGGCATCACCGCCAGTCAGAGACCCTTCGACCTCAAGAAGATCGCAGTCACCCAAAAGCGATCACTCACAGTTCGAAGAGTTTAAAGATGGAAAATTCGAGGAATTACACGATGCGATGAGAGACTCGATCGAGTTTGCCTCGGAACTCAACCAAGAATATGAAGATAATCTAGTCATGGTCGACACCGACCGACCTAGCTTAGAGAACATGtatgacgatgaagacgaatgGCAAG ATGACGAAGAGTATGTTCCGAGACGTACCTTCGATGAACTTTCTGCCAAGAACAGCAGACTTGTCGAAGAAAACAGAGATCTGGACGAGGCGAACGCGGATCTTCGTGAGAAGAACGACAAGTTCCAAGGAATGATCAACGGGCTCACGTATATGAACGGGGAGTTGGAACGGGAGATTGGAGAGCTTCGCTTGTGTTCGCCTGATCGAGGACTGCCTGCTGACGACACCAATCAAACTGGCATGCAAACGTGGGACGGTGCTGGTCAAGGCCTGGATGTTCAAGGCCTGGATGGTCAAGGCCTGGATGGTCAAGGCCTGAGTATCCCATCCTCGCCTGACGAAACAGAGCAACGTGAGGTGCCAGCGATGCTTAATACACCATCAACAGTAGGCAAAGTCAAATCGCCATCATCAGTGCTACCATCGCCATCCCCATATGACAACATCTCAACTGGTACATCCAAACTTACTTCGCCAGTGTCACCTAGCTCGTCAGACACGACTTCATCAGATGGTTCGATTCAAGGTACACCGACAAAGGCAAGCGCGCCTACCCCCGGGTCTCTACACAGATTCAACTCATCAGACATGGGTTCAACAGTTGATCCAAGCCAATACCCTGATTCTATGAGTACCGTCGTGGCGCGCCTCCGGGCAGCAATCACACGCTGCAATATTGAGATACAGACGTGCCAGAAGGACATGAAAACTTCACAGGGGCACCAAACCTCTTCGAAATCCATGTTTGAACGGTGGCAAAATGCAGCGAGGAAACACCGTCATGATTTCCTTGAGACGGTGATGTATTTCGAATCAGTCAAGACCAAACCTGCGCCATCGAAAGACGACTTTCGTGCGGGCTCCAGCTCATTTGGAGGGTCGACTCGTTCTTTTGGAAGCTCTCCCCCGCCCAGTAGCATGGGTAACTCATTCGAAAGTGAATTCGTTGGAGGTTCACAGTGGGATGAGCCAGAACGTGCTTCTCCTCAGTCTGGAAACGCTCCAGAGCTTGCTGGCCCCAAGGGAAAGCCTGATGAGCCAGAGCGTGTGCAAGCATCATCCCCGATGGAAGGTTCTTCCGACAAGAAGGGTTCTACCCAGGAAAGTAGTTCCTCTTTCAGCGGAGACGGTTCGAAGAAGAACCAATCTGAGCCTAAACCCCAGACCCAGCCCCAAGATTCGCAAGATTCTCAAGAGAGCTCTAGCCCCAGGACTGGGACAAGAGGCACCAAACCATCGGCTCCACGTGGCCAgaagaagcccaagacgcTGCTTGGGAGGCTTTTTTGGGGACTGCCCTTTATTCAAGAAAGGGTAATGGATCCATTGTTGGCGGCTATGTTTCCCGTCCTTGTCCCCTATTATTCTCGCTTCGATAGGTGGATGGGCCGACAGGTGCGCAACCGGCTACCCTCCTATGCAATTGCCACGATGTTGACGATCGGGCTCTTGTGCTTGTACATTAAAACGTACAGCGTTTATCTGGTTCTACTGAGAGAGCGGAACATGTGGCTTGAGGCCAACAGAATAGCACCGATCCTCATGTTGAAGAGAGCCGCCATGTCATCGGAAATATCAGTCTGGGGTCtcagagaagaacaaggattgATACGGAGTGTTGACCACTTTATGGAGTTTATGTGCTGGTCTCTCGGCATTACAGCTTTGAAGAACTGGATATTGAATGAGTGTGTAGTT TGGCCTTATCTGGCGGACCTTGGAGGCCCAGCTGAGCAGGGCAACTTTCTTGAAGATAGATGA
- a CDS encoding hypothetical protein (BUSCO:34569at5125): MPTRRRDSDEESQSRSPSLAPRAAQPHRDLTVRERESSRSVSGSKRKRADTQNGESSNHRRRTAEPSHDSHDDSDDDDIYDPDQPLEERRKVQQGFRDLLREVTENTEEYLQADSRGIYDTIIRANELSKKVRQTTEATIDSRLLVSTTDLSYRKTLRLTQGSLSQGVDVDEFVSKCITYMRHGRGIIDDDAPELSSTQRQRRRTTRADENGDDDVGDDGDMMNWPHLGRFSALPYTRRPALPGFLLGPLSVEKKARKIAKRSAPFRPNNLTETRPEVLNVEDLAHKENDLTAICSKILHQLQKIQVHLQQTVSDSINDDMDDEERDRIMHQYGLRSTGGIDLMRFVVNPKSFGQTIENMFYVSFLIRDGRVEIEFDEFGLPALAPVSKEDIDEEDEPTRHGAAKHQAILSMDMETWQDIIDTFGLTEPMITHRKDVSNSGPGARGWYS, encoded by the exons ATGCCTACTCGAAGGCGGGACTCAGACGAAGAGTCGCAGTCACGATCGCCTTCTCTAGCCCCACGAGCAGCACAACCGCATCGAGACCTCACCGTGCGAGAACGGGAATCCAGTCGCTCTGTTTCGGGGTCAAAGCGAAAGCGAGCGGATACACAAAACGGCGAAAGCTCAAATCATAGAAGACGGACAGCCGAACCTTCTCATGACAGCCACGACGacagtgatgatgacgatatATACGACCCTGACCAGCCATTGGAAGAGCGTCGTAAAGTCCAACAGGGATTCCGAGACTTGCTCCGCGAAGTAACAGAGAACACGGAAGAGTACCTCCAGGCTGATTCGCGTGGAATTTACGACACTATTATTCGTGCCAATGAACTGTCAAAGAAAGTACGGCAGACGACCGAAGCCACAATAGACTCACGATTACTTGTCAGCACGACCGATTTGTCTTACAGAAAGACCTTGCGGTTAACTCAAGGAAGTCTTTCACAGGGCGTGGATGTGGATGAGTTTGTGTCAAAATGCATCACATATATGAGGCATGGAAGAGGAATTATAGATGACGATGCCCCCGAGCTTTCGAGCACTCAAcgccagagaagaagaaccaCAAGAGCCGACGAAAATGgggatgatgatgttggcgACGACGGTGACATGATGAACTGGCCTCACCTTGGCCGTTTTTCCGCCCTGCCATATACCCGTCGCCCTGCTCTACCTGGGTTCCTCCTCGGTCCCTTATCAGTCGAGAAGAAAGCTCGAAAAATTGCCAAGCGAAGTGCACCATTCAGGCCAAACAACTTGACAGAAACTCGCCCGGAAGTCCTCAATGTCGAAGATTTGGCTCATAAAGAGAACGATCTCACGGCAATCTGCAGCAAGATCCTCCATCAATTACAAAAAATTCAAGTCCACCTTCAACAAACCGTGTCGGACAGTATTAATGACGAtatggatgatgaagagaggGACAGAATCATGCACCAGTATGGTCTCCGCAGTACTGGTGGCATCGACTTGATGCGCTTCGTCGTGAACCCCAAATCATTCGGCCAGACTATAGAGAACATGTTCTATGTCAGTTTTCTTATCCGAGATGGCCGTGTGGAAATCGAATTTGACGAGTTTGGCCTTCCCGCACTAG cCCCGGTCAGCAAAGAGGACATcgatgaggaagatgagcCAACACGACACGGGGCAGCAAAGCATCAGGCAATCCTATCCATGGACATGGAGACCTGGCAAGACATCATAGACACTTTTGGCCTGACGGAACCCATGATCACACACAGGAAAGATGTATCAAATTCAGGGCCCGGCGCCAGGGGATGGTATAGCTGA